Proteins co-encoded in one Ignavibacteria bacterium genomic window:
- a CDS encoding radical SAM protein: MKATKIKMFDGSFGIIIENENFKSLIHPKYNYRFRKSDGLFVRWGATKKDDGDMTLGLPEICDMEISTICNGVKGIGPCKFCYKGNTGKGKNMSFETFKKVFHNLPPTITQIAFGIGDIDSNPDMWKIFDYAKSNGVTPNVTINGGRMTPELFDRLASTCGAVAVSLYDKDLTYNAIHELTNRGMKQVNIHFMISNETYDRAIELMNDKMSDPRLSKLNAIVFLSLKLKGRAIGHYTQLSQEKFKELTDYALNNNIPMGFDSCSAPKFVKSIKNRENATQLEMFAEPCESSIYSCYISSDAKYYPCSFSEGVNGWEEGIDVSVENLDFLQDVWYSNKVKEFSDSVINCRKKCKACPIYDI; encoded by the coding sequence ATGAAAGCAACAAAAATTAAAATGTTTGATGGATCTTTTGGAATCATTATTGAAAATGAAAATTTTAAATCATTGATACATCCAAAATATAATTATAGATTTAGAAAGTCTGATGGTCTTTTTGTTCGTTGGGGTGCAACAAAAAAAGATGATGGTGATATGACACTTGGACTTCCTGAAATTTGTGATATGGAAATATCTACAATTTGTAATGGTGTAAAAGGTATTGGTCCGTGTAAATTCTGTTACAAAGGTAATACAGGAAAAGGTAAAAATATGTCTTTTGAGACATTCAAAAAAGTGTTTCATAATCTTCCACCAACTATTACTCAGATTGCTTTTGGTATCGGTGATATTGATAGTAATCCTGATATGTGGAAGATTTTTGATTATGCAAAATCTAATGGTGTAACACCTAACGTAACTATTAATGGTGGTCGTATGACACCAGAATTATTTGACAGACTTGCTTCTACTTGCGGTGCTGTTGCAGTTAGTCTTTATGATAAAGATTTAACCTATAATGCAATTCATGAACTTACTAACAGAGGTATGAAACAAGTCAATATTCATTTTATGATTTCAAACGAAACATATGATAGAGCTATTGAACTTATGAATGATAAAATGTCAGACCCAAGACTTTCAAAACTTAATGCTATTGTTTTTCTTTCCCTTAAACTTAAAGGTAGAGCAATAGGTCATTATACTCAACTTTCACAAGAAAAATTCAAAGAATTGACAGATTATGCACTTAATAATAATATCCCTATGGGATTTGATTCATGTTCAGCGCCCAAGTTTGTAAAATCTATCAAAAATAGAGAAAATGCAACTCAACTTGAAATGTTTGCAGAACCTTGTGAAAGTTCAATTTATAGTTGTTATATATCTTCCGATGCAAAATATTACCCATGCAGTTTTTCTGAAGGTGTTAATGGTTGGGAAGAAGGTATTGATGTATCTGTTGAAAATTTAGATTTTCTTCAGGATGTATGGTATTCAAATAAAGTTAAAGAGTTTTCTGATAGTGTTATTAATTGTAGAAAAAAATGCAAAGCTTGTCCAATTTATGATATTTAA
- a CDS encoding DUF3228 family protein: protein MKIKLTDFSKRHFDKNFGGTKILNMTPEEFEKSIDVLNYIDFKNCEKGKNISNLDNTQIFVHDGYASFCKLVAITNFTDAKVGSLPITLENYQYLRSGYSARRDNELPVFSRWLELPLGKPKAEWLILILYSYEQLHKEHSENPNNDGIPFLFDGEWGIVAILGQSHPNEEPMKPETMIRNALGISEGGSGVPLDREKYLKSVDFWDKNATVK from the coding sequence ATGAAAATTAAATTAACAGACTTTAGTAAAAGACATTTTGATAAAAATTTTGGTGGAACTAAAATTCTAAATATGACACCAGAAGAATTTGAAAAATCAATTGATGTATTAAATTATATTGATTTTAAAAATTGTGAAAAAGGAAAAAATATTTCAAATTTAGATAATACTCAAATATTTGTACATGATGGTTATGCATCATTTTGTAAACTTGTTGCTATTACAAATTTTACAGATGCAAAGGTTGGTTCACTTCCTATTACACTTGAAAATTATCAATATTTAAGAAGTGGTTATTCTGCACGTAGAGATAATGAATTACCAGTTTTTTCGAGATGGCTAGAATTACCACTTGGTAAACCTAAAGCAGAATGGTTGATTCTAATTCTTTATTCTTATGAACAACTTCACAAGGAACATTCAGAAAATCCTAATAATGATGGAATACCTTTCTTATTCGATGGAGAATGGGGTATTGTGGCTATTCTTGGTCAAAGTCATCCAAACGAAGAACCAATGAAACCTGAAACTATGATTAGAAATGCTCTTGGTATTTCTGAAGGTGGTTCTGGTGTGCCTCTCGATAGAGAAAAATATTTAAAAAGTGTAGATTTTTGGGATAAAAACGCAACAGTAAAGTAA
- the rnhA gene encoding ribonuclease HI, whose amino-acid sequence MKVFIYTDGACSCNPGVGGYGTILVCGDLRKELSQGYKLTTNNRMELLAVIAGLEALKKDNLELEIISDSKYVIDSVNKGWVFNWEKNNFKNRKNSDLWKRFLVLYRKHKVKMVWIKGHNSHPENEKCDKLAVNAYKQINLLKDEGYEIYLNEK is encoded by the coding sequence ATGAAAGTATTTATTTATACGGACGGTGCTTGTTCTTGCAACCCAGGTGTTGGTGGTTATGGTACGATATTAGTTTGTGGTGATTTAAGAAAAGAATTATCACAAGGATATAAATTAACTACGAATAACAGAATGGAATTACTCGCAGTTATTGCAGGTCTTGAAGCACTCAAAAAAGATAATTTAGAATTGGAAATCATTTCCGACTCTAAATATGTTATCGATTCTGTTAATAAAGGTTGGGTATTCAATTGGGAGAAAAATAATTTTAAAAACCGAAAAAATTCAGACCTATGGAAAAGATTTCTAGTTCTTTATAGAAAACACAAAGTCAAAATGGTTTGGATAAAAGGACATAATTCACATCCTGAAAACGAAAAATGTGATAAATTAGCAGTAAACGCTTATAAACAAATAAATTTATTAAAAGACGAAGGTTATGAAATATATTTAAATGAAAAGTAA